From one Lysinibacillus sp. G4S2 genomic stretch:
- a CDS encoding GNAT family N-acetyltransferase — protein MLIRYKKAFEKIAMGLLSFMPNEKDIKKLKETIHSYENDDNWVLYLWKKNDEYIGIVGLVTDSNNIATIQHVSVVPSYRGEGVAKEMLQEVAELGQYESVRATEETRKFVQKCINCIDEEADDH, from the coding sequence ATGTTAATTCGATATAAAAAAGCTTTCGAGAAAATAGCAATGGGGCTACTCTCGTTTATGCCTAACGAAAAAGACATAAAAAAGCTCAAAGAGACAATCCACTCCTATGAAAATGATGATAATTGGGTATTATATTTATGGAAAAAGAACGATGAGTATATTGGCATTGTTGGACTTGTAACAGACAGTAATAATATAGCTACGATTCAACACGTTTCAGTTGTCCCTTCTTATAGAGGTGAAGGTGTTGCAAAGGAAATGCTACAGGAAGTGGCAGAACTTGGCCAGTACGAGAGTGTACGTGCGACAGAGGAAACACGTAAATTTGTTCAAAAATGTATAAATTGTATCGATGAAGAAGCAGACGATCATTGA
- a CDS encoding segregation/condensation protein A has protein sequence MSYEVKLEAFSGPLDLLLHLIHRLEIDIYDIPMAEITQQYIDHIHAMQVLELNEASEYLVMAATLLAIKSRMLLPIHEGELDDAELEVDGPDPREELVQRLVEYKKYKEAASSLQELETDRAQVFTRPPADLSELASDEQMALFDLNVNIYDMLGAFQKLMRRKKLKKPLKTTVARQERSVKDQMRSVVNSLRSTGGRASFFELFPYEDKPTLILTFLSLLELMKRQVVIVEQNGNFEELTVTLQKEEWDDNENNDATE, from the coding sequence ATGTCTTATGAAGTAAAATTAGAAGCCTTTTCAGGGCCTCTTGATTTATTATTGCATTTAATTCACAGATTAGAAATTGATATTTATGATATCCCAATGGCTGAAATTACTCAACAATATATCGACCATATACATGCTATGCAGGTACTGGAGTTAAATGAGGCTAGTGAATATTTAGTGATGGCTGCAACGTTATTGGCTATTAAAAGTCGTATGCTCTTGCCAATTCATGAAGGTGAGCTTGATGATGCCGAGTTAGAAGTCGATGGCCCAGACCCTCGTGAAGAACTGGTGCAACGATTAGTAGAGTATAAGAAATATAAAGAAGCAGCGAGTAGCCTGCAAGAGCTTGAAACAGATCGGGCACAGGTATTTACACGGCCACCAGCAGATTTATCAGAGTTAGCATCAGATGAGCAAATGGCGTTATTTGATTTGAACGTCAACATCTATGACATGCTTGGGGCCTTTCAAAAACTGATGCGTCGAAAAAAATTAAAAAAACCACTAAAGACAACTGTAGCGAGACAGGAACGCTCAGTAAAGGATCAAATGCGTTCAGTAGTTAATTCATTACGATCTACAGGTGGACGTGCATCATTTTTCGAGCTTTTTCCCTATGAAGATAAGCCAACGCTTATTCTGACGTTTTTATCCCTTCTTGAGCTGATGAAACGTCAGGTCGTCATCGTAGAGCAAAATGGTAACTTTGAAGAATTAACAGTTACATTACAGAAGGAGGAATGGGATGATAACGAAAACAATGATGCTACAGAGTAA
- the scpB gene encoding SMC-Scp complex subunit ScpB — MITKTMMLQSKIEALLFVVGDDGLTIKQLSQLLGEAEENIVQAMEALRTIYEEDLARGVTVKEIAGVYQLITKSELADTIQRLVENPTVQSLSQASLEVLAIVAYKQPITRVAIEDLRGVKCERPIQTLASRGLIKEVGRSEGTGRAILYGTTKEFLNYFGLNSIEEMPALPEDELVETEQETDLFMTKFQETFSGVK; from the coding sequence ATGATAACGAAAACAATGATGCTACAGAGTAAAATAGAAGCCTTATTATTTGTTGTAGGAGATGATGGCTTAACTATAAAACAATTGTCGCAGCTTTTAGGCGAAGCAGAAGAAAATATTGTACAGGCAATGGAAGCGTTGCGTACAATTTATGAAGAAGATTTAGCTAGAGGCGTTACAGTGAAAGAAATAGCTGGAGTTTATCAGCTCATAACAAAATCTGAACTAGCAGATACTATTCAAAGATTAGTAGAAAATCCAACTGTTCAATCTTTATCTCAAGCCTCACTCGAGGTACTTGCGATTGTGGCATACAAACAGCCAATTACACGTGTAGCAATTGAAGATTTACGCGGTGTGAAATGTGAAAGACCAATTCAAACGCTCGCTTCTAGAGGGTTAATTAAGGAAGTAGGTCGTTCAGAAGGGACAGGACGTGCAATCTTATATGGTACTACAAAAGAATTCTTAAACTATTTTGGTTTAAATAGTATAGAAGAAATGCCAGCTTTACCAGAAGATGAGCTAGTTGAAACAGAGCAAGAAACTGATTTATTTATGACGAAATTCCAAGAAACTTTTAGTGGAGTAAAATAA
- a CDS encoding serine hydrolase yields the protein MLRLVRLILFMIVVVMLMLPQTSLARGGSGYVVLDVDTGRVLLESNSDERLPIASLTKIWTALVAIENSDLQDEVVISPRAATAEGSSIYLQAGEKVTVETLLYGLMLRSGNDAATALAEHVGGSVEGFVKLMNERAVVAGLKDTVFMNPSGLHHDEHLSTARDTAEMLRVALQNKSFKKIASTVLYRANTENGMLWENKHRLIREGAGVAIKIGDERRQPVNALKTAKGSAYAGKTGFTKVAGRTLATAFQKDGQTCIVVTLNESDDWNVHRGLANKVWEDYSLETVVKKGKYNVNKKLAIRLEQPISLQLTKEEKANVRQVLHVSRKRQEAVLSIFIGDERIYATPVTVESADR from the coding sequence TTGCTTCGGTTAGTACGTTTAATATTGTTCATGATAGTCGTGGTAATGTTAATGCTTCCGCAAACCAGTTTGGCTCGAGGTGGTAGTGGATATGTTGTCTTAGATGTTGATACGGGTCGTGTTTTATTAGAATCCAATAGTGATGAACGATTACCAATTGCTAGCTTAACAAAAATTTGGACAGCACTCGTTGCTATTGAAAATAGCGATCTTCAAGATGAAGTGGTTATTTCACCGAGGGCTGCAACGGCTGAGGGCTCGTCCATTTACTTGCAGGCAGGGGAAAAAGTAACGGTAGAAACACTTTTATATGGTTTGATGCTACGATCAGGAAATGACGCTGCAACAGCTTTAGCAGAGCATGTTGGAGGATCGGTAGAAGGGTTTGTAAAGTTAATGAATGAGCGAGCTGTTGTTGCGGGCCTCAAAGATACAGTATTTATGAACCCGTCTGGCTTGCACCATGATGAGCATTTATCGACAGCGAGAGATACTGCTGAAATGTTGAGAGTGGCCCTTCAAAATAAATCTTTCAAGAAGATTGCATCCACAGTACTATATCGTGCCAATACTGAAAATGGGATGTTATGGGAAAATAAGCACCGTTTAATACGAGAAGGGGCAGGGGTTGCCATCAAAATAGGCGATGAGAGACGACAACCTGTTAATGCATTAAAAACAGCAAAAGGTTCAGCATATGCCGGAAAAACAGGCTTTACAAAGGTAGCTGGTCGAACTCTTGCAACCGCCTTTCAAAAGGACGGGCAAACCTGTATTGTTGTCACCTTGAATGAATCAGATGACTGGAATGTACATCGAGGATTAGCAAACAAGGTGTGGGAAGATTATAGCCTTGAAACAGTGGTGAAAAAAGGTAAATATAATGTGAACAAAAAGCTTGCAATACGTTTAGAGCAGCCAATTAGTTTGCAGTTAACTAAAGAGGAAAAGGCTAATGTAAGGCAGGTATTACATGTTTCTAGGAAACGTCAGGAAGCTGTATTATCCATCTTTATCGGAGATGAGCGTATTTATGCAACGCCTGTAACTGTTGAATCAGCGGATCGTTAA
- a CDS encoding pseudouridine synthase, whose protein sequence is MERLQKVIAYAGVASRRKAEQLILEGKVKVNGVVVRELGTKVSNSDTIEVEGVKLEKEDKVYYLLYKPRGTISAVTDDKGRKTVTDLFKHIPQRIFPVGRLDYDTSGLLLLTNDGEFSYMLTHPKFKIDKTYIARVKGIPTIEGLKKLQRGIKLEDGKTAPAKVSMTSFDEKAGKAICEITIHEGRNRQVRRMFEAIGTPVVKLKRERFAFLDLFGLSPGEYRELSKHEVKQLRVLAETGKIG, encoded by the coding sequence ATGGAAAGATTACAAAAGGTCATTGCGTATGCAGGAGTTGCGTCAAGACGTAAGGCGGAGCAATTGATTTTAGAAGGTAAAGTAAAGGTAAATGGAGTCGTAGTACGTGAGCTTGGTACAAAGGTTTCAAACTCAGATACGATAGAAGTGGAAGGCGTTAAGCTTGAGAAAGAAGATAAGGTTTATTATTTACTATATAAACCACGTGGAACGATATCGGCTGTAACAGACGACAAAGGACGCAAAACTGTCACAGATTTGTTTAAGCATATTCCACAACGTATTTTCCCAGTGGGCCGCCTTGATTATGATACATCAGGATTATTGTTATTGACAAATGATGGCGAATTTTCGTATATGCTGACACATCCGAAGTTTAAAATCGATAAAACTTACATTGCTCGTGTCAAAGGTATTCCAACGATCGAAGGTTTAAAAAAGCTTCAACGCGGGATTAAACTAGAAGATGGAAAAACTGCGCCAGCAAAAGTTAGTATGACTTCTTTTGATGAAAAAGCAGGCAAGGCAATCTGTGAAATTACTATTCATGAAGGGCGAAATCGTCAAGTGCGTCGCATGTTTGAGGCGATCGGTACTCCAGTTGTTAAACTGAAACGTGAGCGCTTTGCCTTTTTAGATTTATTTGGACTATCACCGGGGGAATATCGTGAATTGTCAAAGCATGAAGTGAAACAATTGCGAGTGTTAGCAGAGACAGGAAAAATCGGATAA
- the resA gene encoding thiol-disulfide oxidoreductase ResA, producing MEKKKKRLVIRTIILAVLVLAIGYTVYGTATKDKVELIAVGSKAPDFTLVDLNGEKHKLSDYKGQGVLLNFWGTFCKPCENEMPAIDRQYKIYKDQGVQTLAVNIAQTDFEVQNFVDRHELTFPVVIDKTKSVTTTYNVGNLPATVLIDPDGKVVKITTGEMTEKQIASYMELVKPK from the coding sequence TTGGAGAAAAAGAAAAAACGTCTCGTAATACGTACCATTATTTTAGCAGTTTTAGTATTAGCGATTGGTTACACGGTATACGGAACAGCGACAAAGGATAAAGTAGAGTTAATAGCAGTAGGCTCTAAAGCACCGGACTTCACGTTAGTAGATTTAAACGGTGAGAAACATAAGCTGTCTGATTATAAAGGGCAGGGAGTATTATTGAACTTCTGGGGAACTTTTTGTAAGCCTTGTGAGAATGAAATGCCTGCAATAGACCGTCAGTATAAAATCTATAAAGATCAGGGTGTACAAACATTGGCTGTCAATATTGCCCAAACAGATTTTGAAGTACAAAATTTTGTTGATAGACACGAGTTAACGTTTCCAGTAGTTATTGACAAAACGAAAAGCGTTACGACTACCTACAATGTAGGTAATTTACCAGCAACTGTCCTTATTGATCCGGATGGTAAAGTAGTCAAAATTACTACTGGTGAAATGACGGAGAAACAAATTGCTTCGTACATGGAATTAGTGAAGCCAAAATAA
- a CDS encoding cytochrome c biogenesis protein ResB: MENIICACGHSNPYGTKLCEKCGRPLTEEGKETKVVDMRYDGTAIRSKTYNKTVIDKIWNFFSSVKVGIALIIITLVAASIGTILPQEIYVNAPEANKAEYYEKVYGWFGKVYNSLGLSDLYSTAWFQVLVGMLGISIIVASLDRGIPLHKSLKNQRVKRHESFMKRQRIVAEGQVQNPDATLDKVEQKMTQLKYNVRRDGSALLAERGRFARYGPYINHVGLIIFLAGVMLRLVPGFYVDETMWIREGETRAIPGMDGYFIKNNEFILETHDNKPQGEQVAQGVNVVAKNFQTDVTLYKQPEGAIPGDLENLEKVRDYSIRVNHPLKEDGFALYQMNYRQNELKQMNFNLVNKGNEEESLGQVEIDLTNPKKEYDLGNGSSVEILVYTPDFAGFENGEPQTKTSTPNNPAFLFRMKTPETPKGEVSFVEIMKPPLEPLGENKYRMKFAGAETRDLANFTVRKDSTVPILFLGGIIFMIGVVIGSYWNHRRLWIQVEPDGRVLMAAHVNKNMFSMKKDLDAVTSFAELPQYEDQLEQPEDADKSKKRGNKKKEGDSTL, translated from the coding sequence ATGGAAAACATCATTTGTGCTTGTGGTCATAGTAACCCATATGGCACGAAGCTTTGTGAGAAATGTGGTCGTCCTTTAACTGAGGAAGGTAAAGAAACAAAAGTTGTAGATATGCGCTACGACGGAACGGCTATTCGTTCAAAAACGTATAATAAAACAGTCATCGATAAAATTTGGAATTTTTTCTCGAGTGTCAAAGTGGGAATTGCCCTCATTATTATAACGTTAGTCGCTGCGTCAATTGGAACAATTCTACCTCAAGAAATTTATGTAAATGCTCCAGAAGCTAACAAAGCAGAGTATTATGAGAAAGTGTATGGTTGGTTTGGTAAAGTCTACAATAGTTTAGGACTTTCAGATTTGTACAGTACTGCGTGGTTCCAGGTTTTGGTAGGTATGCTTGGGATCTCTATTATTGTTGCGAGTTTAGACCGTGGTATACCATTGCATAAATCTCTGAAAAATCAACGCGTTAAACGTCATGAAAGTTTCATGAAACGTCAACGGATCGTTGCAGAAGGACAAGTGCAAAACCCTGACGCAACATTAGATAAAGTTGAGCAAAAAATGACTCAATTAAAATATAATGTTCGTCGTGATGGAAGTGCACTTTTAGCAGAACGTGGCCGTTTTGCTCGATATGGCCCATACATAAATCATGTCGGTCTAATTATCTTTTTAGCAGGTGTTATGTTGCGTTTAGTACCTGGCTTTTATGTGGATGAGACGATGTGGATCCGTGAAGGTGAGACACGAGCTATACCAGGTATGGACGGCTATTTTATTAAAAATAACGAATTTATTTTGGAAACTCATGACAATAAGCCACAAGGCGAGCAAGTGGCCCAAGGTGTTAATGTTGTGGCGAAAAACTTTCAAACAGACGTTACATTATACAAACAACCTGAGGGTGCTATCCCTGGAGATTTAGAAAACCTTGAAAAAGTGAGAGATTACTCGATTCGTGTAAATCATCCATTAAAAGAAGATGGTTTTGCGTTATATCAAATGAATTATCGCCAGAACGAATTGAAGCAGATGAATTTTAATTTGGTGAATAAAGGAAATGAAGAAGAATCACTTGGTCAAGTTGAAATTGATTTAACGAATCCTAAAAAAGAATATGATTTAGGAAATGGTTCTTCAGTAGAAATTCTTGTTTATACACCAGATTTTGCTGGTTTTGAAAATGGAGAACCACAGACGAAAACATCAACACCAAATAATCCAGCATTTTTATTTAGAATGAAAACACCAGAAACGCCAAAAGGTGAAGTAAGTTTTGTAGAAATCATGAAGCCACCGCTTGAACCACTAGGTGAAAACAAATATAGAATGAAATTTGCTGGTGCAGAAACACGTGATTTGGCAAACTTTACAGTTCGTAAAGATAGTACGGTACCGATTTTATTTTTAGGTGGTATTATTTTCATGATCGGTGTAGTAATCGGTTCTTATTGGAACCACCGACGATTATGGATACAAGTGGAGCCAGATGGTCGAGTGTTGATGGCTGCCCATGTAAATAAAAATATGTTTAGTATGAAAAAGGATTTAGATGCCGTTACTTCATTTGCTGAATTACCACAATATGAAGATCAATTAGAACAGCCTGAAGACGCCGATAAGTCCAAAAAGCGCGGCAATAAGAAAAAGGAAGGTGACAGCACCTTATGA
- the ccsB gene encoding c-type cytochrome biogenesis protein CcsB: MSLIDISGNLLFAAFIAYLVATLLFGGSIKQSNATGKNTDKWGKLAIIVTIIGFLAQLGYFITRWIYTGHAPVSNMFEFTTAFGMFIVAAFILIYFIYRLTALGLIALPVALLIIAYAAMFPTEVTPLVPSLQSYWLTIHVITAALGQSILAISAVAGLIYLLKVVDLKKPSKQRFWLEAVMFFLVVVIGFVVATLTFSAMDYESKYTYVDKEGMEREITYNMPPLFGMNEYKAVEEHGMSPLVEMPGLINAKKLTTVAWSLLVGAILYLLIRLITRRRISEIFQPFVKRVNLQLVDEIGYRSVIIGFPVFTLGALIFAMIWAQLAWSRFWGWDPKEVWALITWLFYAAFLHLRLSKGWEGEKSAWLALIGFGIILFNLIAVNLIIAGLHSYAAS, encoded by the coding sequence ATGAGTTTGATTGATATAAGCGGAAACCTGTTATTTGCAGCATTTATAGCTTATTTAGTAGCAACATTATTATTTGGTGGTTCGATAAAGCAATCGAATGCTACAGGCAAAAATACTGATAAATGGGGCAAGCTTGCAATTATTGTTACAATTATTGGTTTCCTAGCGCAGCTTGGTTATTTTATTACTCGTTGGATTTATACAGGGCATGCACCCGTTAGTAATATGTTCGAATTTACCACTGCGTTCGGGATGTTCATCGTAGCGGCTTTCATCCTAATTTATTTTATTTATCGACTGACAGCACTTGGTTTGATAGCGTTACCAGTTGCGTTACTGATTATCGCTTACGCAGCAATGTTCCCAACTGAAGTAACTCCATTAGTTCCATCATTACAAAGTTACTGGCTAACGATTCATGTTATTACAGCTGCTTTAGGTCAATCGATTTTAGCGATTAGTGCTGTAGCAGGACTGATTTATTTATTAAAAGTAGTTGATTTGAAAAAGCCTTCTAAACAACGTTTTTGGTTAGAAGCAGTAATGTTTTTCCTAGTGGTAGTAATTGGTTTCGTAGTCGCTACTTTAACTTTTAGTGCAATGGACTACGAATCAAAATATACTTATGTTGATAAAGAAGGTATGGAACGTGAAATTACCTACAACATGCCGCCACTATTTGGGATGAATGAATATAAGGCAGTAGAAGAGCATGGTATGTCTCCATTAGTAGAAATGCCAGGGCTCATTAATGCAAAGAAATTAACAACTGTTGCCTGGTCATTATTAGTAGGTGCAATCCTATACTTGTTAATTCGTTTAATTACTCGACGTCGAATTAGTGAGATTTTCCAACCATTTGTCAAACGAGTAAATCTACAATTAGTAGATGAAATTGGTTACCGTTCAGTGATCATTGGTTTCCCAGTATTTACGTTAGGGGCCTTAATCTTTGCAATGATTTGGGCACAACTTGCGTGGAGTCGTTTCTGGGGATGGGATCCTAAAGAAGTGTGGGCACTTATTACGTGGTTATTCTACGCAGCGTTCCTACATTTACGTTTATCAAAAGGCTGGGAAGGTGAAAAATCTGCCTGGTTAGCATTAATTGGTTTCGGAATTATTCTGTTTAACTTAATTGCTGTTAACTTGATTATTGCAGGTTTACACTCATACGCTGCAAGCTAA
- a CDS encoding response regulator transcription factor: MSENISVLVVDDEDRIRRLLKMYLEREGYLVDEAENGEQAIEKSLEKEYHCILLDIMMPEKDGLEVCAEIRERAATPIILLTAKGEEANRVQGFELGADDYIVKPFSPREVVLRVKAILRRSQAFSPSTNASSSKDLVVFQHLMIDHDAHRVTAEGIEVNLTPKEYELLYFLAKSPDKVFDREQLLKEVWHYDFFGDLRTVDTHVKRLREKLNRVSENAAKMIVTVWGVGYKFEVVNE; the protein is encoded by the coding sequence GTGTCAGAAAATATTTCAGTATTAGTAGTAGATGACGAGGATCGTATTCGACGCTTATTAAAAATGTATTTAGAGCGAGAAGGATACCTTGTTGACGAAGCAGAAAATGGTGAACAAGCGATCGAAAAATCTTTAGAAAAAGAGTATCACTGTATTTTATTAGATATTATGATGCCTGAAAAAGACGGGCTTGAAGTATGTGCGGAAATTCGTGAACGAGCAGCAACACCAATTATTTTATTAACTGCAAAAGGCGAGGAAGCGAATCGTGTACAAGGCTTCGAGCTTGGAGCGGATGATTATATTGTAAAACCATTTAGTCCTCGTGAGGTTGTCTTACGTGTGAAAGCAATATTACGTCGTTCACAAGCATTCTCACCTTCGACAAATGCATCTTCATCAAAAGATTTAGTTGTGTTCCAACATTTAATGATTGATCATGATGCGCATCGTGTAACAGCAGAAGGTATCGAGGTAAATTTAACGCCTAAAGAGTATGAATTACTTTATTTCCTAGCAAAATCGCCAGACAAAGTATTTGACCGTGAACAATTACTAAAAGAAGTTTGGCATTATGATTTCTTCGGAGATTTACGTACAGTTGACACACATGTAAAACGTTTACGCGAAAAGCTCAACCGTGTATCTGAAAACGCTGCAAAGATGATTGTTACTGTATGGGGCGTTGGCTACAAATTTGAGGTTGTTAATGAATAG
- a CDS encoding ATP-binding protein — MNRIWNSVVGKLWVTILLLVSFVLFVFTVLMLEFLQNYHMQQVEGSLRQTAATVASIVDDNETAESTSELLKDILPESTNALIAINHDKVSFSLQEGVNKKEIQDTILANKSFHEIFQSDEPIIKEMMMPSSTDKDTMESYVVLGFPLNVENTVHGAVFIYQSPDALHKTSKETTKIVILSAVIAFVLTTFFAFFLSSRITSPLRKMRELAFEIAKGNFEAKMPTTQNDEIGQLAVAFNQMGRQLKHNLEVINQENEQLSNILTSMTDAVITFNRDRTILLSNPPAERLMQEWFVNKGSQSAKPIPPELYHMLDHVLMFEDKLEEEIEMDGSYYTFTISPLYSGESIRGAVAVIRDMTEQHRLEKLRSDFIANVSHELRTPISMLQGYSEALMDDDFIQDQEERNEITKIIYDESKRMGRLVTDLLDLARMESGHMTLYKDELPINSTFERITQKFAQVAKEKHIRLMFNSEFNNEATISMDEDRIEQVLTNLIDNALRHTTEGSVKVKVEQEPTFAKISVQDTGHGIPQEDLPYVFERFYKADKARTRSKGGTGLGLAIARNIVKAHSGTIMVDSELKVGTTFTFYLPFD, encoded by the coding sequence ATGAATAGAATATGGAATAGTGTTGTCGGGAAGCTATGGGTAACCATATTGCTTCTCGTTTCATTTGTATTATTTGTTTTCACGGTTCTAATGCTCGAGTTTCTTCAAAATTACCATATGCAGCAAGTAGAGGGCTCCTTGCGTCAAACAGCAGCAACCGTTGCAAGTATAGTAGATGATAATGAAACAGCAGAGTCGACTTCGGAATTATTAAAAGATATTTTACCAGAAAGTACGAATGCCCTTATTGCAATCAACCATGACAAAGTATCGTTTTCGTTGCAGGAAGGTGTAAATAAAAAAGAAATACAAGATACGATATTAGCTAATAAATCTTTCCACGAAATTTTTCAATCCGATGAACCAATCATTAAAGAAATGATGATGCCGTCTTCCACAGACAAAGATACTATGGAATCATATGTCGTACTTGGTTTCCCATTAAATGTAGAAAATACAGTGCACGGAGCGGTCTTTATTTATCAAAGTCCAGATGCACTACATAAAACATCGAAAGAAACGACGAAAATTGTCATTTTATCTGCTGTCATTGCCTTTGTTCTTACGACATTTTTCGCCTTTTTCCTATCATCACGAATTACGTCACCATTGCGTAAAATGCGTGAATTGGCGTTTGAAATTGCTAAAGGGAATTTTGAAGCGAAAATGCCAACAACACAAAATGATGAAATAGGCCAGCTTGCTGTTGCCTTTAATCAAATGGGACGACAATTGAAACACAATCTAGAAGTGATCAATCAAGAAAATGAACAGTTATCAAATATTTTAACATCGATGACAGATGCGGTCATTACGTTTAATCGTGATCGTACAATACTATTAAGCAACCCACCAGCAGAGCGTTTGATGCAAGAATGGTTTGTTAATAAAGGCTCGCAAAGTGCTAAACCAATCCCGCCAGAGCTATATCATATGCTGGATCATGTACTGATGTTTGAGGATAAGCTTGAAGAAGAAATTGAAATGGATGGAAGTTACTATACATTTACGATTAGCCCTCTTTATAGTGGGGAATCGATACGTGGAGCTGTTGCAGTTATTCGTGATATGACAGAGCAACATCGCTTAGAAAAACTACGTTCGGACTTTATTGCCAATGTGTCTCATGAATTACGGACGCCGATTTCGATGCTTCAGGGCTATTCAGAGGCCTTAATGGATGATGATTTTATTCAGGATCAAGAAGAACGAAATGAGATTACAAAAATTATTTATGATGAATCAAAACGTATGGGACGCCTCGTAACAGATTTGTTAGATCTTGCGCGTATGGAATCTGGCCATATGACTCTTTACAAGGATGAGCTCCCAATTAATTCAACATTTGAACGAATTACTCAAAAATTTGCACAGGTTGCCAAAGAGAAGCATATACGTCTAATGTTTAACAGTGAATTTAATAACGAAGCTACGATTAGTATGGATGAGGATCGGATTGAACAAGTGTTAACGAATTTAATTGATAATGCTCTCCGTCATACTACTGAGGGGTCGGTAAAAGTTAAGGTTGAGCAGGAGCCAACCTTTGCCAAAATATCTGTTCAGGATACAGGGCATGGTATCCCGCAAGAGGACTTGCCATATGTCTTTGAACGTTTCTATAAAGCAGATAAGGCACGTACGCGTTCCAAAGGTGGAACTGGCCTAGGTTTAGCTATTGCTAGAAATATTGTTAAGGCACATTCAGGCACTATTATGGTAGATAGTGAGCTGAAAGTGGGAACTACCTTCACGTTTTATTTACCATTCGATTAA
- the sigX gene encoding RNA polymerase sigma factor SigX produces the protein MERGWSALNDSVFHRLYDAYHQDVFQFLIYLVKNRTLAEDLAHEVYVRVLRSYDQFAGNSSEKTWLFAIAKNVAIDHFRKQAVRQKHSLDFFDWETEQLHSTTPSPEDILQASDEFMQVQSALENCTGDQKMVIIMRYFQDLSIAETAQILDWTEAKVKTTQHRAIKFLRQQLQQVREQEAKWQ, from the coding sequence ATAGAACGGGGGTGGAGTGCTTTGAATGACTCCGTGTTCCATCGACTATACGATGCATACCATCAAGACGTGTTCCAGTTTCTTATTTATTTAGTAAAAAACCGTACACTTGCTGAGGATTTAGCGCACGAAGTATATGTTCGCGTATTACGCTCGTATGATCAATTTGCCGGAAATAGCAGTGAAAAGACATGGCTTTTTGCAATTGCTAAAAATGTCGCGATTGATCATTTTAGAAAGCAGGCTGTACGCCAAAAACATTCACTCGATTTTTTTGATTGGGAAACGGAACAGCTACATTCAACCACACCATCACCCGAAGATATACTGCAAGCTAGTGATGAATTTATGCAGGTACAATCCGCACTTGAAAACTGTACAGGTGACCAAAAAATGGTCATTATTATGCGCTACTTTCAAGATTTATCGATTGCAGAAACAGCGCAAATACTTGATTGGACAGAAGCGAAGGTAAAAACCACTCAGCATCGTGCCATAAAATTTTTAAGGCAACAGCTACAACAGGTTAGAGAACAGGAGGCGAAATGGCAATGA